tgcttgtacgataattatatcaatgcagtaccaattaaggcgtgtagcatctcctatgctccttaacatcacagctatgtcgaattatcgcacccagataactccataccagtgaaccggtttgtaactccgcttcatatcgtacctgaatgtactttttagcatattatgcggttttaaaagtaatcccatccaaaaccggtggtttgttagtatttatgtcctctctcattaacttagctcttttatctgaaattcgagctttgaatactcgaatgttgatacgacaacattttatgactcgaaatgtagtcagtggatgggtaattatttgggtatacagtatgatcttcttgattattattggtagtgctattccacaagcgacttatatcttatatggtagattagctactatcgtatatcttactaccggattggttctatgcttatactaaatcaatagttataatgactacagcttccaagcaaacatgattaccgtgatattgaaatccaacacttttagctgtcttaagcagtccagtggggtggtgtgtactgcaatcataaagaacttggttgtctgtatctcataaccggagtcatcttcagtattctaggaactataatgtctttgtttattcgatttgagttatacagttctggatcgcggatcatttgtacagagacgatagctacttataatgtgataataacgatacatggcctagctatgatctttatgttcttaatgcctgctttgtacggaggatatggtaacttctttgtaccaatatatattggtggttcggaagtcgttttcccaagaactaacgcgatctcctattttctagtaccattaggttctgtgttgttaactcaaagtatttgttccgagtttggtagtggtcttggttggacaatgtatcctccactaagtactagcttgatggtgttaaatccagaggcaactgattggattatcggaggtcttgcagtactaggaattagtagtattttaagttctattaacttccttggtacttgcgtcttcatgggttctaatgctggtgctaagaactatattctatatatctgggctatcatatttactgcccttatgttagtcttcactctacctattcttactggtggattagttatgatccttcttgatctacacgtaaacactgaattttatgattctatgtattctggtgatagtgtactttatcaacatctattctggttcttcggacatccagaggtatacattctaattttacctgcttttggtgtagtctcgcagacattatctatgtatgctgctagatctgtcttcggtggacaatctatgatcttagctatgggttgtatttctattctaggttccttagtatgggcacatcatatgatgacagtcggtctagaggtagataccagagcttatttctctgctatgactattatgattgcaattcctaccggtactaagattttcaactggttaggtacctatatggctagccatacaactacaagaactgtagatctatgggctgctcttagttttatcctattgtttactctaggtggtactacaggtgtagttatgggtaacgctggtatggatattgccctacatgatacatactatattgtagctcatttccatttcgtattatctcttggtgcagtactagctactatatgtggctttatcttctatagcagagatatgttcggagatactgtaaatctattccatgtaaataccggtgcttctccatatttaagcatctggtttgtagtcttcttaggtagtatcttattaattttcatccctatgcatatacttggtttcaacgttatgccaagaaggataccagattaccctgattatctttgttatattaatacatggtgttcaattggttctatatccacaatagttatcatcttaactatgctctgcattaagtatagtggtatccagcgtatatttgaaaaaccaacatttgtatacaagctgtacgaatatcatgacattcactttggtagtcgccttcttaatgttagtctgtacggaatacacggatcggattcttgttggcctggcacctgtttagtaactggatgaacgctttttacgcctggtatgcatggataatactcgactcttctatagtttaaccgctactgctgggactgtatattatgtacttacggtagtactatcaagcctcttcttccaaatagatttcatggaaaacctaaaattcgcatgtttgattgacatttagccgctaatatacaatcatccaagatatatttatctatcgcaggttcggtctaatgtcccgttatactatatagatcacatggcttctggtactttgagatcatgctaacggcgagaagggaagtgtgtctcaataactagctgagtgcttgtacgataattatatcaatgcagtaccaattaagcgtgtagcatctcctatgctccttaacatcacagctatgtcgaattatcgcacccagataactccataccagtgaaccggtttgtaactccgcttcatatcgtacctgaatggtactttttagcatattatgcggtgttaaaagtaatcccatccaaaaccggtggtttgttagtatttatgtcctctctcattaacttagctcttttatctgaaattcgagctttgaatactcgaatgttgatacgacaacattttatgactcgaaatgtagtcagtggatgggtaattatttgggtatacagtatgatcttcttgattattattggtagtgctattccacaagcgacttatatcttatatggtagattagctactatcgtatatcttactaccggattggttctatgcttatactaaatcaatagttataatgactacagcttccaagcaaacatgattaccgtgatattgaaatccaacacttttagctgtcttaagcagtccagtgggtggtggtgtactgcaatcataaagaacttggttgtctgtatctcataaccggagtcatcttcagtattctaggaactataatgtctttgtttattcgatttgagttatacagttctggatcgcggatcatttgtacagagacgatagctacttataatgtgataataacgatacatggcctagctatgatctttatgttcttaatgcctgctttgtacggaggatatggtaacttctttgtaccaatatatattggtggttcggaagtcgttttcccaagaactaacgcgatctcctattttctagtaccattagtgaactcttttggtctgatcctaagtacgcagtgagctaactagatacaaggaacttgacaagcattaatagatttatataaacgacaaggacatgagtctactggattttataatacagggttgaactgtgggttagtttcaatgcccaaggcagagcactggattggatacccagggaactgtgctcccattaataagaatcatattctaagtcaccaggcatgcaataccaatcagataacaactgaagctagactccatgttacacttactaaaatgggattcctaggttgatataaactacctttttctggggagtatatactacgagttggactactggtttagatcttgaaggtctttgtttaccggatccaagttctcttgtgcttttcatgaccatcatgttaagtgcattaagtatagtggtatccagcgtatattttgaaaaaccaacattttgtatacaagctgtacgaatatcatgacattcacttttggtagtcgccttcttaatgttagtctgtacggaatacacggatcggattcttgttggcctggcacctgtttagtaactggatgaacgctttttacgcctggtatgcatggataatactcgactcttctatagtttaaccgctactgctgggactgtatattatgtacttacggtagtactatcaagcctcttcttccaaatagatttcatggaaaacctaaaattcgcatgtttgattgacatttagccgctaatatacaatcatccaacGATATTATTTATCTattcgcaggttcggtctaatgcTGTCCCGTattatactatatagataCACATGGCTGTTACTGGTACTTGAGATCATggctaacggcgagaaggggaagtgtgtttttcaaagaaaagggatgtttagccgggaagttagcgtctaaaatatatgtaacccgatagtctcaacttagatgcacagtatggacataattaatccttgtacggttcTGTACCTgacttgactcctcagtttttaagttaaggagtcctttgtttacagcttgtaccgttactttcaggagcataccgttaaattcgatgatcttatgtgttcactcaaatcgaataaacaaagacattatagttcctagaatactgaagatgactccggttatgagatacagacaaccaagttctttatgattgcagtacaccaccaccccactggactgcttaagacagctaaaagtgttggatttcaatatcctactacattaagattattccacatcggttatgttctaggcgtaatatatggattcttgttctcactcatcttaagcgagagaaaactactactcagatgctagtctaatcagtagcatcgtacttggagttatcatctctgagacaggattatttatcagctttttctggggagtatatac
Above is a genomic segment from Besnoitia besnoiti strain Bb-Ger1 chromosome Unknown contig00117, whole genome shotgun sequence containing:
- a CDS encoding cytochrome b (encoded by transcript BESB_018920): MLCIKYSGIQRIFEKPTFVYKLYEYHDIHFGSRLLNVSLYVELSHPDNSIPVNRFVTPLHIVPEWYFLAYYAVLKVIPSKTGGLLVFMSSLINLALLSEIRALNTRMLIRQHFMTRNVVSGWVIIWVYSMIFLIIIGSAIPQATYILYGRLATIVYLTTGLVLCLY